One window of the Acidobacteriota bacterium genome contains the following:
- a CDS encoding helix-turn-helix domain-containing protein, whose amino-acid sequence MEKSFRTLSIKEKLEIICEEMVEKNLLIKEALKEFEKVYIEKALKKNKGNKKKASKSLGIHRNTLIGKINSLKIKQR is encoded by the coding sequence ATGGAAAAATCGTTTAGAACTCTTTCAATAAAAGAAAAATTAGAAATTATTTGTGAGGAAATGGTTGAGAAAAATTTACTTATAAAAGAAGCTTTAAAAGAATTTGAAAAAGTATACATAGAAAAAGCCTTAAAAAAGAACAAGGGAAATAAAAAGAAAGCATCTAAATCATTGGGAATTCACAGAAATACTCTTATAGGAAAAATAAATTCATTAAAAATAAAACAAAGATAA
- a CDS encoding ATP-binding protein, with protein sequence MEFFEETRKISGSGLGLSIAKKIIDAHPGIIKVSSVLGEGSTFTVLLPKINKRK encoded by the coding sequence GTGGAATTCTTTGAGGAAACAAGAAAAATCAGCGGGTCTGGCCTGGGATTATCAATAGCAAAAAAAATCATAGATGCCCATCCCGGGATAATCAAAGTCTCAAGTGTTCTTGGAGAAGGCAGCACATTTACTGTTTTATTGCCTAAAATAAATAAAAGAAAATGA
- a CDS encoding phosphoribosylaminoimidazolesuccinocarboxamide synthase: protein MQTLGSVNLKGIPLFKRGKVRDVYDLGEKLLIISTDRISAFDYVLPTLIPLKGIILNQLSLFWFNFTSSIVENHLITSEVDDFPDFLKEYKDILKKRSMIVKKVKVMPVECVVRGYLFGSGWKEYKQTGKIGDVNLPSNLKESSKLPFPIFTPATKAESGHDENISFERVKHIIGDEISDFLKYKSIEIYDKAFSYALERGIIIADSKFEFGIDEKGNVILVDEVLTPDSSRFWALETYEGGKPQVSYDKQFVRDYLESVKWDKNSPPPDLPKEVVIKTKEKYIKAYRLLTGKMDI from the coding sequence ATGCAAACCTTAGGTTCGGTTAATTTAAAAGGAATTCCATTATTTAAAAGAGGAAAGGTAAGAGATGTTTACGATCTGGGAGAAAAACTCCTCATTATCTCAACAGATAGAATTTCAGCGTTTGATTATGTGCTACCAACTTTAATTCCTCTGAAAGGAATAATATTAAATCAGCTATCTTTATTCTGGTTTAATTTCACATCCTCAATCGTAGAAAATCATTTGATTACATCTGAGGTAGATGATTTTCCTGATTTTTTGAAGGAATATAAAGACATATTGAAGAAAAGGTCAATGATAGTTAAAAAAGTGAAAGTGATGCCGGTAGAATGTGTTGTGAGAGGATATCTGTTCGGTTCGGGTTGGAAGGAGTATAAACAAACCGGGAAAATTGGGGATGTTAATCTTCCTTCTAATCTGAAAGAGAGCTCGAAACTTCCTTTTCCGATTTTTACTCCTGCAACTAAAGCTGAGAGCGGTCATGATGAAAATATATCTTTTGAGAGAGTAAAACATATAATTGGAGATGAAATATCTGATTTTCTAAAATACAAGAGTATTGAGATTTACGATAAAGCTTTCTCGTATGCGTTAGAGAGAGGAATTATAATAGCAGATAGTAAATTTGAGTTCGGTATCGATGAAAAGGGAAATGTTATCTTAGTGGATGAAGTATTGACTCCGGATTCTTCTCGTTTTTGGGCCCTTGAAACTTATGAAGGGGGAAAACCTCAAGTAAGCTATGATAAACAATTTGTAAGAGATTATCTGGAGAGTGTTAAATGGGATAAAAATTCCCCGCCTCCTGATTTGCCCAAAGAAGTTGTTATAAAAACAAAAGAAAAATACATCAAGGCCTATCGATTATTGACAGGAAAGATGGATATTTAA
- the fabD gene encoding ACP S-malonyltransferase translates to MNRIAFLFPGQGSQKVGMGREFYKNFDFAKRIFHRADEVLEYPISKLCFEGPEDELKLTYNTQPALLIVSYIAFLALNIKPSISAGHSLGEYSALLCAGSLNFEDALKLVYKRGVFMQEAVSPEKGAMAALIGVEGKKVEEILSNMGEGIVEIANWNSYEQIVISGEKLAVEKAVEKIKAPKAVYLPVSAPFHCSMMIQAEEKLKIEFGSVLFKDPQFPVVTNVDAEKIFKAEKARNALKRQVTKPVLWVQSMELMLEEAEIFVELGSGKVLSGLTKRISKMKGKEVEIYNVEDMESLSQVKKSLSSTT, encoded by the coding sequence ATGAATAGAATAGCATTTCTTTTTCCCGGTCAGGGATCACAAAAAGTGGGAATGGGAAGAGAATTTTATAAAAATTTTGATTTTGCAAAGAGGATATTTCACAGAGCTGATGAAGTTCTTGAATACCCGATCTCTAAATTATGTTTTGAAGGCCCAGAAGACGAACTTAAATTGACATATAATACACAACCGGCATTGCTAATTGTAAGTTACATAGCATTTTTAGCCCTTAATATTAAACCATCAATTTCAGCTGGTCACAGTCTTGGCGAGTATTCAGCCCTTCTATGTGCAGGCTCCCTTAATTTTGAAGATGCATTAAAATTGGTCTATAAAAGAGGCGTTTTTATGCAGGAAGCTGTTTCCCCAGAAAAAGGAGCAATGGCAGCTCTTATTGGAGTTGAAGGAAAAAAAGTGGAAGAAATTTTAAGCAACATGGGAGAGGGCATCGTTGAGATAGCTAATTGGAATAGCTATGAACAGATAGTTATATCAGGAGAAAAGCTTGCTGTGGAAAAAGCAGTTGAAAAGATAAAAGCACCAAAAGCTGTATATCTTCCTGTTTCAGCTCCTTTTCATTGTAGTATGATGATTCAGGCAGAGGAGAAATTAAAAATTGAGTTTGGTTCTGTCCTGTTCAAAGATCCTCAATTCCCAGTGGTTACAAATGTTGATGCAGAAAAAATATTTAAAGCTGAAAAAGCAAGGAATGCCCTAAAAAGGCAGGTCACCAAACCTGTTTTGTGGGTTCAGTCAATGGAATTGATGTTGGAAGAGGCGGAAATATTTGTTGAATTAGGCTCAGGGAAGGTTCTCAGCGGTTTAACGAAAAGAATATCAAAAATGAAGGGAAAAGAGGTGGAAATTTACAATGTGGAAGATATGGAGAGCTTATCCCAGGTAAAGAAAAGCTTATCCAGTACCACCTAA
- a CDS encoding iron-sulfur cluster assembly protein, translating to MITEQQVLDKLKNVVDPEIGLNIVDMGLIYDVRIEEDQVFLKMTLTAPGCPLQNTLLEAAELAVKNIEGIKNVRIDLVWDPPWHPSMMSDEAKKRLGFD from the coding sequence TTGATTACAGAACAACAAGTTTTGGATAAGCTCAAAAATGTGGTTGATCCTGAGATTGGATTAAATATAGTAGATATGGGGCTTATCTACGATGTCAGGATCGAAGAAGATCAAGTTTTTTTAAAGATGACTTTAACTGCTCCAGGATGCCCTCTTCAGAATACTCTATTAGAGGCAGCAGAACTGGCAGTAAAAAATATTGAAGGAATAAAAAATGTCAGGATAGACCTTGTGTGGGATCCCCCCTGGCATCCATCGATGATGAGCGATGAAGCCAAGAAAAGATTAGGTTTTGATTAA
- a CDS encoding CvpA family protein produces MFSKAGFPWLDLIIIFIFIFSFILGIVRGLFREVTSIVSIVAGLFLAFGYWQDVSLKIIKWIKDPTYSEVISFFGILIGVILLGKLIGLVISKIFLRGPLEFLDRALGGIFGILKGFIISVALILIMVFLPLFLDSMKKSYFSPIFLDVSVKIVKYLPIDLQDKFYSNYKYLMGKDKKHGKIV; encoded by the coding sequence TTGTTTAGCAAGGCTGGCTTCCCATGGCTTGATTTAATCATCATATTTATCTTCATTTTTTCGTTTATATTAGGAATAGTTAGAGGGTTATTTAGAGAAGTGACATCAATAGTTTCCATAGTGGCTGGATTATTCCTGGCATTTGGATACTGGCAGGATGTCTCATTAAAAATAATAAAATGGATAAAAGACCCAACTTATTCAGAAGTGATAAGTTTTTTTGGAATTTTAATAGGGGTTATTCTATTGGGGAAATTAATTGGCCTTGTAATAAGTAAAATTTTTTTAAGAGGTCCATTGGAATTTTTAGATAGAGCTCTGGGAGGAATTTTTGGAATATTAAAAGGATTTATTATATCTGTTGCATTAATATTGATAATGGTATTTCTTCCTCTTTTTCTCGATTCAATGAAGAAGTCCTATTTCTCTCCAATTTTTTTAGATGTCTCAGTAAAAATTGTTAAATATTTACCCATCGATCTCCAGGATAAATTCTACTCAAATTACAAATATTTAATGGGGAAGGATAAGAAACATGGAAAAATCGTTTAG
- a CDS encoding Ni/Fe hydrogenase subunit alpha, translated as MSRKITIDPITRLEGHGKIEIFLDDEGDVKNAYLQVPELRGFEQFVVGRPAEEMARITPRICGVCPTAHHMASTKALDDLFKVDPPPAAKKIRELFYSVFMLEDHTLHFFFLGGPDFVVGPSAPAAERNILGVLGKVGLEIGGKVIKIRRECRELMTMMAGKVIHPVFGLPGGISKGIKKEEAEKIQEVAKGGVEFAKFALKIFEDVVLKNKEYVDLITGDIYYHKTYSMGLVDGYNKVNFYDGDIRVVNPDGKEYVKFKAQDYLKHVAEHVEPWSYIKFLYLKNVGWKGFVDGIDSGVYRVAPLARLNTSDGIATPLAQTEYERMYETLGGKPAHFTLAFHWARLIESLYAAENMLKLSQDPEITDTKIRNIPTTTPKEGIGVVEAPRGTLFHHYKTDEKGIIEEANLIVGTQNNSAAINMGIQKAAKALIKKNKVDDGILNMIEMTFRAYDPCHACGTHSLPGHLPLIIRIFNSKGELLRQIKN; from the coding sequence ATGTCAAGAAAGATAACTATCGACCCAATTACAAGGTTAGAAGGTCATGGAAAGATTGAAATATTTCTCGATGATGAAGGAGATGTAAAAAATGCCTATCTCCAGGTTCCAGAATTGAGGGGATTTGAACAGTTTGTTGTTGGAAGACCTGCTGAGGAGATGGCGAGAATAACTCCAAGAATATGTGGCGTCTGTCCCACTGCCCATCATATGGCTTCTACAAAAGCTTTAGATGACCTTTTCAAGGTTGACCCCCCTCCTGCAGCAAAAAAAATTAGGGAGCTTTTCTATTCAGTATTTATGCTTGAAGACCACACATTACACTTTTTCTTTTTGGGAGGCCCTGATTTTGTTGTTGGACCCTCAGCTCCTGCTGCAGAAAGAAATATACTTGGAGTTTTAGGAAAAGTTGGACTCGAGATAGGAGGAAAGGTAATAAAAATAAGAAGAGAATGCAGGGAATTGATGACCATGATGGCTGGAAAAGTTATCCATCCTGTTTTTGGACTTCCGGGAGGAATATCTAAGGGAATAAAAAAGGAAGAAGCTGAGAAAATCCAGGAAGTGGCAAAAGGAGGAGTAGAGTTTGCAAAATTTGCCCTGAAAATTTTTGAGGATGTGGTTTTAAAAAATAAAGAATATGTCGACCTCATAACAGGAGACATTTATTATCATAAAACATACTCTATGGGCCTTGTTGATGGGTATAATAAAGTAAATTTCTACGATGGAGATATCAGGGTTGTAAATCCTGATGGGAAGGAATATGTGAAGTTTAAAGCTCAGGATTATCTTAAACATGTTGCTGAGCATGTTGAGCCATGGAGTTACATAAAATTTTTGTATCTAAAAAATGTGGGATGGAAAGGATTCGTAGATGGAATTGATAGCGGAGTATACAGGGTTGCTCCTTTAGCAAGGTTGAATACCTCCGATGGCATCGCAACTCCTCTGGCCCAGACTGAATATGAAAGAATGTATGAAACATTGGGAGGGAAACCTGCCCATTTTACCCTTGCTTTCCATTGGGCCAGGCTAATAGAGTCTCTCTATGCAGCTGAAAACATGCTAAAATTATCACAGGATCCAGAAATCACTGACACAAAAATAAGGAACATCCCAACTACCACTCCAAAAGAGGGCATAGGAGTTGTGGAAGCACCAAGAGGAACACTTTTTCATCATTACAAAACTGATGAAAAAGGAATCATAGAAGAAGCAAACCTCATTGTAGGTACTCAGAACAATTCAGCTGCTATAAACATGGGAATTCAGAAAGCAGCTAAAGCTCTAATTAAAAAGAATAAAGTTGATGATGGAATTTTAAACATGATTGAAATGACTTTCAGAGCTTATGACCCATGCCATGCTTGTGGAACTCATTCTCTCCCAGGTCATCTTCCTTTGATTATAAGAATTTTTAATTCAAAAGGGGAACTCCTTCGACAGATTAAAAATTAA
- the rpe gene encoding ribulose-phosphate 3-epimerase: MIIPSILSANFAFIGDSIKRIENGGIEAIHVDIMDGHFVPNLTFGPELIRSIKKLTSVSLDVHLMIDNPHSMLKFFIDYGSDWLSIHVESSPHLNKIINNIKKNNRKAGVALNPATSLSSIDEIIEEVDFVLLMSVNPGFEAQNFINSTLKKITKLKEIVLKKNLKVEIEVDGGIGIDNIEKIIDAGADLLVIGSSIFKSADPLESYIKFKEIEEKKRKLNLR; this comes from the coding sequence ATGATTATTCCATCGATTTTATCAGCTAACTTTGCTTTCATCGGAGATTCAATAAAAAGAATAGAAAATGGTGGTATAGAAGCTATTCATGTGGATATAATGGATGGACATTTTGTACCAAATCTTACATTTGGTCCTGAATTGATCAGGTCGATAAAAAAGTTAACTTCTGTTTCTTTAGATGTTCATCTTATGATTGATAATCCTCACAGTATGTTAAAATTTTTTATAGATTATGGCTCTGATTGGCTTTCGATTCATGTTGAGAGTTCACCTCATTTAAACAAAATTATAAATAATATCAAGAAAAACAACAGGAAAGCAGGGGTTGCTTTAAACCCGGCCACATCCCTTTCTTCAATTGATGAAATAATTGAAGAAGTTGATTTCGTGCTATTGATGAGTGTAAATCCTGGTTTTGAAGCTCAGAATTTTATAAATTCAACTTTAAAAAAAATAACTAAGTTAAAGGAAATAGTTTTGAAGAAAAACTTGAAAGTGGAAATTGAAGTTGATGGAGGTATCGGGATTGATAACATCGAAAAAATAATAGATGCAGGAGCAGACTTGTTGGTGATAGGTTCGAGCATTTTCAAATCAGCTGATCCATTGGAATCATACATAAAATTTAAAGAAATAGAAGAAAAGAAGAGAAAATTAAATTTAAGATAG
- the bamD gene encoding outer membrane protein assembly factor BamD: MRKIFFLTFVLMLFFIYCSKKPPVVTPEIASSDEALFKLGEAWMKKDPEKARLYFRQVIDTFPQSIYAQRAKLKLGDIYFNQGDEGSMILASSEYAEFISLYPFSPLASYARYQIAMTYYKKMFKPGRDQTNTLKAVSELEKVIADYPYSEEAKQAKEKLKICKNRYTEHIFLIGRFYYKTRAYEAAINRFKEALSYYSDFKKLDMLYYYLGDSFLKVGKKEEAFPYFSKIISDYPESKFAKKARKKLDKEFK, from the coding sequence ATGAGAAAAATTTTTTTCCTAACTTTTGTCTTAATGTTATTTTTTATTTATTGTTCAAAAAAGCCACCTGTCGTTACGCCTGAAATTGCTTCTTCGGATGAGGCACTTTTTAAGCTGGGCGAAGCCTGGATGAAAAAAGACCCAGAAAAGGCAAGACTCTATTTTCGCCAGGTTATCGATACATTCCCTCAGAGCATATATGCTCAAAGAGCCAAATTAAAATTAGGAGATATATACTTTAATCAGGGTGATGAGGGAAGTATGATTTTAGCTTCTTCAGAGTATGCTGAATTTATATCCCTTTATCCCTTTAGTCCTCTGGCTTCTTACGCAAGGTATCAAATTGCAATGACATACTATAAGAAGATGTTCAAGCCAGGAAGAGATCAAACAAATACTTTGAAAGCCGTCTCCGAACTTGAGAAAGTAATTGCTGATTATCCATACAGTGAAGAAGCAAAACAGGCAAAGGAAAAATTAAAAATTTGTAAAAATAGATATACTGAACATATTTTTCTTATTGGAAGATTTTACTATAAAACAAGAGCATATGAAGCTGCTATCAACAGGTTTAAAGAAGCCCTTTCTTATTACTCAGATTTTAAAAAGCTTGATATGCTTTACTATTATTTAGGAGATTCTTTTTTGAAAGTCGGGAAAAAAGAGGAAGCTTTTCCTTATTTTTCAAAGATAATTTCAGATTACCCTGAAAGCAAATTTGCAAAAAAGGCAAGAAAGAAACTCGATAAAGAATTCAAATAA
- a CDS encoding hydrogenase maturation protease, with product MRKNYKKNFLILGLGNEILKDDGVGIFAVRSLKDRVGKNVDLEESSESGLTLLDIILPYKRVLIIDSIRKEEKEPGTIYEFDLKDLSVSPSPSPHYLGLPLSLLLAKKLNLKTPETIKILAVEIGHPIKMGEGLSPGIKKVIPTLIKRAVEIINEWKEREKNKEKLEVIY from the coding sequence ATGAGAAAGAACTACAAAAAAAATTTTCTGATACTTGGGCTGGGAAATGAGATTCTTAAAGATGATGGGGTCGGAATTTTTGCAGTAAGATCCCTTAAAGATAGAGTTGGAAAAAATGTAGATTTGGAGGAAAGCTCTGAATCAGGGTTGACATTACTTGATATAATCCTTCCATATAAAAGAGTTTTGATTATCGACTCCATAAGAAAGGAGGAAAAAGAACCAGGGACTATTTATGAATTTGATTTGAAAGACTTGTCAGTTTCCCCATCCCCCTCTCCCCATTATTTGGGGCTTCCCCTTTCTCTTTTACTGGCAAAAAAATTAAACCTTAAAACACCAGAAACAATAAAAATTCTTGCTGTAGAAATAGGTCATCCAATTAAAATGGGAGAGGGACTTTCCCCTGGAATTAAGAAAGTAATTCCAACACTTATAAAAAGAGCAGTAGAAATAATTAACGAATGGAAAGAACGTGAAAAAAATAAAGAAAAACTTGAAGTAATTTATTAG
- the pgsA gene encoding CDP-diacylglycerol--glycerol-3-phosphate 3-phosphatidyltransferase, translating into MNLPNFLTFIRIFLVPFLVVVLLTKFEGKELWGFGIFIAAAFTDWFDGYIARKKKLITKLGKFLDPVADKLLTSSAFISLVEMNLAPAWMVVIIIGREIAVTGLRAIAASQGVTISASILGKFKMEIEVICISLLILGKKYLGDFIFLGKIFLWVAMIMALISAAEYLIKFWKIFSDKTLRELI; encoded by the coding sequence ATGAATTTGCCGAATTTTCTAACGTTTATCAGAATTTTTCTTGTGCCTTTTTTAGTCGTAGTTCTCTTAACAAAGTTCGAAGGAAAAGAATTATGGGGGTTTGGTATTTTCATTGCAGCTGCTTTTACAGATTGGTTTGATGGATATATTGCAAGGAAAAAAAAATTAATCACAAAACTCGGAAAATTTCTCGACCCTGTAGCAGATAAGCTGTTGACATCATCTGCATTCATTTCTCTGGTTGAAATGAATTTAGCTCCCGCATGGATGGTTGTGATTATAATTGGAAGAGAAATTGCTGTAACAGGGTTGAGAGCTATAGCAGCTTCTCAGGGAGTAACAATATCTGCTTCGATTCTCGGCAAATTCAAAATGGAAATTGAGGTAATCTGTATTTCTCTATTAATACTGGGAAAAAAATATTTAGGAGATTTCATCTTTTTAGGTAAAATATTTCTATGGGTTGCAATGATTATGGCACTTATTTCCGCTGCAGAATATTTAATTAAGTTCTGGAAAATTTTTTCTGACAAAACACTTCGAGAATTAATTTAA
- a CDS encoding PASTA domain-containing protein, translating to MKKILKIIGVLTFFGVVSFISMLITMNLLIKGDEVDVPDLRGESLEKASYTCSKLNLFLKKRASQYHPDFPLNTIIYQDPLPGLKIKRNKSVKVTISLGSEKVIVPDLAGKTLRAAEIMLGETGLLKGEISQTKSYNFPSGSIIAQEPMHDVEVKRGSSVNILVSSGTYEEELIMPDLIGKKLNSVISQIEGMGFKIGDISKISYPGIESGIIIRQMPLSGWKMIKKNLISLEVSS from the coding sequence ATGAAAAAGATTTTAAAAATTATAGGGGTTCTTACATTTTTTGGAGTTGTAAGTTTTATTTCTATGCTTATAACCATGAATCTATTGATAAAAGGGGATGAGGTGGATGTCCCAGATTTGAGAGGAGAATCCTTAGAAAAAGCTTCTTATACATGTTCTAAATTAAATCTTTTTCTGAAAAAAAGGGCAAGTCAGTACCATCCAGATTTTCCCCTAAATACGATAATTTATCAGGACCCGCTTCCAGGTCTCAAAATCAAAAGAAATAAATCAGTAAAGGTAACGATTTCTCTTGGGAGTGAAAAGGTTATTGTACCTGATTTAGCTGGAAAAACATTGAGAGCTGCAGAGATAATGTTAGGAGAAACTGGATTGCTTAAAGGGGAGATCTCTCAGACCAAGTCTTATAACTTTCCCTCAGGCTCAATTATAGCTCAGGAACCAATGCATGATGTGGAGGTTAAAAGAGGAAGTTCCGTGAATATTCTTGTATCGAGTGGTACATATGAAGAAGAGCTTATAATGCCAGATTTAATAGGAAAGAAGTTAAACTCGGTAATCAGTCAGATTGAGGGAATGGGCTTTAAAATAGGAGATATCTCCAAGATTTCCTATCCTGGGATTGAGTCAGGTATAATAATAAGGCAGATGCCATTATCAGGCTGGAAAATGATTAAAAAAAACTTGATTTCCTTAGAGGTTAGCAGTTAA
- a CDS encoding NAD-dependent epimerase/dehydratase family protein → MKFVVTGAAGFIGSHLCERLLAEGNVVIGVDSFSDYYSPIIKEKNIKSILGNKNFLFLRGKMEEMEIEKILKGCDGVFHLAAQPGVRKSWGLDFEVYVRTNVLLTQKILEVLKNIPVKKFIYASSSSVYGNAGIPFRENSELKPVSPYGVTKLAGENLCFLYFENFKIPVISLRYFTVYGPRQRPDMGFHKFFLSILDGREIEVYGDGNQSRDFTYIDDVINGTISSYYYGVAGEVYNIGGGTNIRLNSIFPLFENITGRKIRIKYLKEVSGDVRHTQADYLKAQRDLKFKPNGKLEDGLEKQWKWMLEVYGD, encoded by the coding sequence ATGAAATTTGTAGTAACTGGAGCTGCTGGTTTTATCGGGTCTCATTTATGTGAGAGACTTTTAGCTGAAGGAAATGTAGTCATTGGAGTGGATTCATTTTCAGATTATTATTCTCCTATTATTAAAGAAAAAAACATAAAGTCTATCTTGGGAAATAAAAATTTTTTATTCCTTCGAGGGAAAATGGAAGAAATGGAAATCGAAAAGATCTTGAAAGGATGTGATGGAGTATTTCATTTAGCTGCACAACCTGGTGTAAGAAAAAGCTGGGGGTTAGATTTTGAAGTTTATGTGAGAACCAATGTTTTATTGACACAAAAGATATTGGAAGTGTTAAAGAATATACCTGTAAAGAAATTTATCTATGCATCCTCTTCCTCAGTTTATGGAAATGCTGGCATTCCATTTAGAGAAAATTCTGAGTTGAAACCTGTTTCTCCATACGGTGTAACAAAATTAGCAGGAGAAAATCTTTGTTTCTTATATTTTGAGAATTTTAAAATACCTGTGATATCCCTGAGATATTTTACTGTATATGGTCCTCGTCAGAGGCCTGATATGGGCTTTCATAAGTTTTTTTTGAGTATATTAGATGGTAGAGAAATTGAGGTGTATGGCGACGGAAATCAGAGTAGAGATTTTACCTATATTGATGATGTTATAAACGGCACGATTTCTTCTTATTATTATGGTGTTGCTGGAGAGGTGTATAACATTGGAGGAGGAACGAACATAAGGCTAAATTCAATTTTTCCTCTATTTGAAAATATTACAGGAAGAAAAATAAGAATAAAATATTTGAAAGAGGTATCAGGGGATGTAAGGCATACGCAAGCAGATTATTTAAAAGCACAAAGGGATTTAAAGTTTAAGCCAAATGGGAAATTGGAAGATGGCCTTGAGAAACAATGGAAATGGATGCTGGAAGTTTATGGAGATTAA
- a CDS encoding PHP domain-containing protein: MENFIDLHIHSNKSSDGDLSPEEIIVLAKKAGFTAISISDHDSLDAYPEALEKGKKYGIEVIPNIEVTTNFNGRELHILFPFIKWKSKEIESFIKKIKKRRFRLALKRIEKLKEIGFNISMDEVLESSQGTPPLGTAIAKVILEKERTNPRLEKYFEKDTFKAPYRFYKDYFEENKPAYVHFENIPAEEAIKIGKSFGGVPVLAHPGASFCRIETGDAIILKKAGLKGLEVWTSYHNEELTEKYLKMALDNGLIPSAGSDFHGKIKPIVTIGMVKGDYRILEDLKKRR; this comes from the coding sequence ATGGAAAATTTTATCGACCTTCATATCCATTCAAACAAGAGCAGTGATGGAGATTTGAGCCCTGAAGAGATAATCGTTTTAGCGAAAAAAGCAGGGTTCACAGCCATATCTATCTCTGACCATGATTCTTTGGATGCCTATCCAGAAGCTTTAGAAAAAGGTAAAAAATATGGTATTGAGGTAATTCCAAACATAGAAGTAACAACAAATTTTAACGGAAGGGAATTACACATTCTATTTCCTTTTATTAAATGGAAAAGTAAAGAAATTGAGAGTTTTATTAAGAAGATAAAAAAAAGAAGATTCAGGCTTGCATTAAAAAGAATAGAAAAATTGAAAGAGATTGGATTTAACATATCCATGGATGAAGTTTTGGAAAGTTCTCAAGGAACCCCTCCTCTCGGCACTGCAATTGCAAAAGTTATATTAGAGAAAGAAAGGACGAACCCAAGATTGGAGAAATATTTTGAGAAGGATACATTCAAAGCACCCTATCGATTTTATAAGGATTATTTTGAGGAGAATAAACCGGCCTATGTTCATTTTGAAAATATCCCTGCTGAGGAAGCAATAAAAATCGGAAAAAGTTTTGGAGGCGTTCCAGTGCTTGCTCATCCAGGAGCAAGTTTTTGCAGAATCGAGACTGGGGATGCAATAATTTTAAAGAAAGCAGGGTTAAAAGGGTTAGAGGTATGGACATCTTATCACAATGAGGAGTTGACCGAGAAGTATCTAAAAATGGCATTGGATAATGGCCTCATACCGTCTGCTGGCTCGGATTTTCACGGGAAGATTAAACCCATTGTGACGATTGGTATGGTTAAAGGTGATTACAGGATATTAGAAGATTTGAAAAAGAGGAGATAA